Proteins encoded by one window of Porphyromonas vaginalis:
- a CDS encoding YceD family protein codes for MSHGGHYTIYFKGLPQGVSTEDFVVDSAFLQSRPTFDLSGGPVACAIRVDRVGETFDLQLTLTGSVQTHCDRCLAPLEMSIEMSQHIVVKLGDQYEEVSDEEIIVPRHSPSLDCADLIYDLIVLSLPISRVHPDGACAEDMQAILDDLDPEAERETDSRWDQLSALRDSLHQEKDK; via the coding sequence ATGTCTCACGGAGGTCACTATACGATATATTTCAAGGGATTGCCACAAGGCGTCTCGACCGAAGACTTTGTTGTGGACTCAGCTTTTCTACAGTCACGCCCTACGTTTGACCTCAGCGGAGGTCCCGTAGCATGCGCCATCCGCGTGGATCGGGTCGGAGAGACCTTCGACCTTCAGCTGACGCTCACAGGATCTGTTCAGACACATTGTGATCGTTGCTTAGCTCCCCTAGAGATGAGCATCGAGATGTCTCAACATATTGTTGTCAAGCTTGGCGACCAGTACGAGGAGGTAAGCGATGAGGAGATCATCGTGCCGCGTCACAGCCCCTCACTCGACTGTGCTGACTTGATCTACGACCTCATCGTGCTCTCACTCCCCATCAGCCGAGTGCATCCTGATGGAGCTTGTGCCGAGGATATGCAGGCCATCCTAGATGATCTCGACCCCGAGGCAGAGCGAGAGACGGATAGTCGCTGGGATCAGCTCAGTGCGCTGCGTGACTCACTACATCAAGAGAAGGATAAATAA
- a CDS encoding GNAT family N-acetyltransferase — protein sequence MSLSVDRLSLSGEQYTRWCAEIPSLPLYLQPWWLLAASGMGEMDVLTTTGRKEGAPTLIWPLFMPTRRHLIVPPCCQCAGPLSDRLGAVGEKPFDRDRYIAHLAAMQALSEALPSSLRYIEAHLPLDYWDWLPCETPAGAWRSSIAYTHLLDLTQSEPQALYNSLIRRKVRRATALDLREIWAEETSVSTCAEMLVDLCRESLQRSGGDRLCASSLRRLVAAAMARRQGALLLLLSSQTGEPVAGAFVAHHAGTAYYIAGGQARTPEGEDAMALLLDKLITWSREAGCHTFDFEGSMQPGIAFFFRSFGAVPHPYLRLQAGRQTLAMRLQLRRYYLQHLY from the coding sequence GTGAGTCTCTCCGTAGATCGTCTCTCTCTCTCGGGTGAGCAGTACACTCGATGGTGTGCTGAGATCCCCTCGCTACCGCTCTACCTGCAGCCGTGGTGGCTCCTAGCAGCATCGGGGATGGGAGAGATGGATGTACTCACTACGACGGGGCGTAAGGAGGGTGCTCCGACGCTTATATGGCCTCTCTTTATGCCCACACGTCGTCACCTGATTGTGCCTCCCTGCTGTCAGTGTGCTGGTCCTCTGAGTGATCGTCTGGGGGCGGTGGGGGAGAAGCCTTTCGATCGGGATCGATACATTGCTCATCTAGCAGCTATGCAAGCTCTGAGCGAAGCTCTGCCCTCATCACTACGCTATATAGAGGCGCACCTGCCGCTAGACTACTGGGACTGGCTACCATGCGAGACGCCTGCGGGAGCATGGCGTAGCTCGATTGCTTATACCCACCTTCTTGACTTGACGCAAAGTGAGCCTCAAGCATTGTACAATAGTTTGATCCGCCGGAAGGTGCGCCGTGCTACTGCTTTGGATCTGCGAGAGATTTGGGCTGAGGAGACGAGTGTGTCAACCTGCGCGGAGATGCTGGTGGACCTTTGCCGTGAGAGTCTGCAGCGTAGCGGAGGCGATCGTCTCTGTGCCTCCTCGCTGAGACGACTTGTGGCGGCTGCTATGGCGCGTCGGCAGGGTGCTCTCTTATTGCTACTCTCCTCGCAGACGGGTGAGCCCGTGGCGGGAGCCTTTGTGGCACATCATGCTGGCACTGCCTACTATATTGCGGGTGGACAGGCGAGAACGCCTGAGGGAGAGGATGCGATGGCGCTACTGCTGGATAAACTGATCACATGGAGCCGAGAGGCGGGGTGTCACACCTTCGACTTTGAGGGATCGATGCAGCCAGGCATCGCCTTTTTCTTTCGCAGCTTTGGGGCTGTGCCACACCCTTACCTACGCTTGCAGGCGGGGCGACAGACACTCGCTATGCGTCTGCAACTGCGTCGGTACTATCTACAGCATCTCTATTGA
- a CDS encoding glycosyltransferase: protein MSPHRILLLTDLLPPQFAPRITALLQRLPGDDWQVDVVSEEIRGEHLGSHGSVEQKSSLPAHRLERVPLAPRRGRALYALADALWQVKSQRFVRHLRQHYDLTQYALIVGMSYRTFPLPAVARLARQTRLPAVMDCRDIVEEYTPEGFLPAPLPRWVPLRREAYSWLRRQFIKARTKALKAATVITTVSEWHRDQLQQLHPEKQVVCIPNGYDERLFVAQPEEAPQLPLRIVYTGRLLSLEMRDPTLLLEALQAEALSRWVSRGAVEVHWYCDNASQQLLESLLERYSDEVRTCQHFHAMVPYAEVPTLLAQADMLLLLGRREQPEGPHGMVTTKLFEAMAMRRPILMVESDESVVAQNLRAHGGALAATEVAQVVEFVAHHLERLERGEVLPIDTFTEHYKQYTRAAMAEAFAQLFGTLV, encoded by the coding sequence ATGAGTCCTCATCGTATCTTGCTACTGACTGACCTGCTGCCCCCGCAGTTTGCGCCCCGTATCACGGCACTCTTGCAGCGGCTCCCCGGGGATGACTGGCAGGTTGATGTAGTGAGCGAGGAGATACGAGGAGAGCACCTCGGCTCTCACGGCTCTGTGGAGCAAAAAAGTAGCTTGCCGGCACATCGCCTGGAGCGGGTGCCACTAGCTCCTAGACGGGGCAGAGCACTCTACGCACTTGCAGATGCGCTATGGCAGGTGAAGAGCCAGCGCTTCGTACGTCACTTGCGACAGCACTACGACTTGACACAATATGCGCTGATCGTGGGGATGAGTTATCGTACATTCCCACTACCGGCGGTCGCTCGCTTGGCACGGCAGACGAGGCTACCCGCCGTGATGGACTGTCGAGACATCGTCGAGGAGTATACGCCAGAGGGCTTTCTACCAGCACCGCTACCACGGTGGGTGCCTCTGCGCAGAGAGGCTTATAGTTGGCTGCGAAGACAATTTATCAAAGCTCGTACAAAGGCGCTCAAGGCAGCCACAGTTATCACTACTGTCTCTGAGTGGCACCGAGATCAGTTGCAGCAGCTACACCCAGAAAAGCAGGTCGTCTGTATCCCTAATGGTTATGACGAGAGACTTTTTGTCGCACAGCCTGAGGAAGCTCCTCAGTTGCCTTTGCGCATTGTTTATACAGGTCGGCTCCTTTCTCTCGAGATGCGTGACCCGACGCTACTCCTAGAGGCACTGCAAGCTGAGGCGCTGAGTAGGTGGGTTAGTCGTGGTGCTGTCGAGGTGCATTGGTACTGTGACAATGCTTCGCAGCAACTTCTAGAGAGTCTCCTAGAGCGTTATAGCGATGAGGTACGAACTTGTCAGCACTTTCACGCTATGGTGCCTTATGCTGAGGTACCGACGCTGCTGGCTCAGGCAGACATGCTCCTCCTCTTGGGTCGTCGCGAACAGCCTGAGGGCCCTCACGGGATGGTTACGACCAAGCTCTTTGAGGCGATGGCAATGCGTCGACCTATCCTGATGGTGGAGAGTGACGAAAGCGTTGTGGCTCAGAACCTCAGAGCACATGGAGGAGCACTTGCGGCTACTGAAGTGGCGCAGGTGGTAGAGTTTGTTGCCCACCATTTAGAGCGTCTGGAGCGTGGCGAGGTGTTGCCGATAGATACCTTTACAGAGCACTATAAGCAGTATACGCGAGCAGCAATGGCGGAGGCTTTTGCGCAACTCTTCGGCACACTCGTCTGA
- a CDS encoding WG repeat-containing protein, which yields MGQSTNNPKRKMWTIIIAAAVVVVGLCCVLIRTLSKGCAKESPSSDLDLAGIEQSDTTGVEGEINENFVQLTPEFIEAIQKYDDLSLFSEGYAAVCKNGKWGYIDKTGREVIPCQYDWANPFHEGLASVRISYDSGYGFIDTTGCEVIRHRPEIEIPGEFSEGLVVVINEYNDHFFVLDKEGRKVFQGAYGDGPYVPYTSIGMGPFANPAYIEKFIDGKLYIPKGESGYKVYNAEGKKVKDVSDSEMERITKRTIAGQAQTFTHTLYTGKMYGTETAELYLWGVKDANGKIIIPAEYDQASIYLWPKEIDLSNGVIPVVLVEYGELSFLQRQAIFIPGEGSKEYHGYVDLKGHDTFPKGLKGRCKKSRLRAIELYKATEAAEEAEAEAARAVAETSKAVTNALGDDVAVAADE from the coding sequence ATGGGTCAAAGTACGAACAATCCCAAGCGAAAGATGTGGACGATCATCATCGCGGCAGCTGTCGTTGTCGTGGGGTTGTGTTGCGTCCTCATCCGTACTCTGTCTAAAGGTTGTGCTAAGGAGTCACCCTCAAGCGATTTGGACCTAGCAGGCATCGAGCAAAGCGACACGACTGGTGTGGAGGGCGAGATAAACGAAAACTTTGTCCAGCTAACTCCTGAGTTTATTGAAGCCATCCAGAAGTATGACGATCTAAGCCTCTTTAGCGAGGGGTATGCAGCTGTCTGTAAGAATGGCAAGTGGGGCTACATCGACAAGACGGGTCGGGAGGTGATACCGTGTCAGTATGATTGGGCCAATCCCTTTCATGAGGGGCTAGCCTCTGTGCGGATTTCTTATGACTCAGGCTATGGCTTCATCGACACCACAGGGTGTGAAGTGATCCGACATCGTCCGGAGATAGAGATACCAGGCGAGTTTTCTGAGGGGCTGGTGGTTGTCATAAACGAGTATAATGATCACTTTTTCGTCCTAGACAAGGAGGGACGCAAGGTCTTTCAGGGTGCTTATGGCGATGGTCCCTATGTCCCCTATACTAGTATCGGTATGGGACCTTTTGCCAATCCAGCTTATATCGAGAAGTTCATTGATGGTAAGCTCTACATTCCTAAGGGTGAGTCAGGATACAAAGTCTATAACGCCGAAGGGAAGAAGGTCAAAGATGTGAGTGACAGCGAGATGGAGCGGATCACAAAGCGCACCATCGCTGGCCAAGCTCAGACCTTCACGCACACGCTCTACACGGGTAAGATGTATGGCACAGAGACGGCTGAGCTATACCTCTGGGGCGTGAAAGATGCCAACGGCAAGATAATCATCCCAGCAGAGTATGATCAAGCTAGCATCTATCTCTGGCCAAAAGAAATAGACCTCTCTAATGGTGTGATCCCTGTAGTCTTGGTAGAGTATGGCGAGCTTAGTTTTCTACAAAGGCAGGCCATCTTCATCCCTGGAGAAGGCAGTAAGGAGTATCACGGCTATGTGGACCTAAAGGGTCACGACACCTTTCCCAAGGGACTTAAAGGGCGATGCAAAAAGTCCAGGCTAAGAGCTATCGAGCTCTACAAAGCTACAGAAGCTGCTGAGGAAGCCGAAGCGGAAGCAGCAAGAGCAGTGGCAGAAACATCAAAAGCCGTAACAAACGCACTAGGAGATGATGTAGCAGTAGCAGCAGACGAATAA
- a CDS encoding A1S_2505 family phage non-structural protein, with product MTAPHLPNGWQRLSDRTDDEYTPECISVLQEDEIFVFGSNLLGHHMGGAARTARLIFTAEMGVAEGLTGQAYALPTLGKDMRRVAPEALRASLQRLILFALDHPMLTFYLTEVGCGIAGWSAEEVSALLWEAVRELSEEAYELRAMPANLVIPKRFSKS from the coding sequence ATGACAGCTCCACATCTTCCTAATGGTTGGCAGCGACTCTCTGATCGTACGGATGACGAGTATACACCTGAGTGTATCTCTGTGCTCCAAGAGGACGAGATATTTGTCTTCGGCAGTAATCTGCTAGGACATCACATGGGAGGTGCTGCACGTACTGCGCGCCTCATCTTTACTGCAGAGATGGGAGTCGCCGAGGGCTTGACGGGGCAAGCTTATGCCTTGCCGACTCTGGGTAAGGATATGCGTCGAGTGGCTCCCGAGGCTCTGCGTGCGAGCCTCCAGAGGTTGATACTCTTTGCCCTAGATCATCCTATGCTCACGTTTTACCTTACGGAGGTGGGGTGTGGCATCGCTGGGTGGTCTGCAGAGGAGGTGAGTGCCTTGCTGTGGGAGGCTGTGCGTGAACTCTCGGAGGAGGCTTATGAGCTACGAGCTATGCCAGCTAATCTCGTGATCCCGAAGCGATTTAGTAAGTCGTGA
- the recA gene encoding recombinase RecA, producing the protein MAKKNERIVVTPPITDVEAKMKALETTMGRIQKQFGKGSIMNMADDAVEDVSVIPSGSLTLDIALGVGGYPRGRIIEIFGPESSGKTTLAIHAIAEAQKLGGIAAIIDAEHAFDPTYAQALGVDISRLWISQPDDGEQALDIAEQLIRSSAVDILVVDSVAALTPKAEIEGEMGDTQVGLHARLMSRAMRKITAAVSRSKTCCIFINQLRMKISSGYSPTGPSEVTTGGNALKFYSSVRLDIRAYKQIKKGDDVVGKVTNVRVVKNKVAPPFRRAEFDILFGQGINRVGEIIDAATDMGILKKSGSWFSYQGNNIGQGRDAVKELLDDNPELADEVAQQVMDQLAHEGKLHLSPDASEGAEGEDLDTTDQLVDEDFDI; encoded by the coding sequence ATGGCAAAGAAAAATGAGAGGATCGTTGTCACTCCTCCTATTACAGACGTCGAAGCGAAAATGAAGGCGCTGGAGACTACGATGGGACGCATACAGAAGCAGTTTGGCAAGGGCTCTATCATGAATATGGCAGATGATGCTGTGGAGGATGTGAGTGTGATCCCCTCGGGGAGCTTGACGCTCGACATAGCTCTCGGTGTCGGGGGGTACCCTCGTGGACGTATCATAGAGATCTTTGGACCGGAGTCTTCGGGTAAGACGACGCTGGCTATCCACGCTATTGCCGAGGCGCAGAAGCTGGGCGGTATCGCTGCGATCATTGATGCGGAGCACGCTTTTGATCCGACTTATGCACAGGCTCTGGGAGTGGACATTAGCCGTCTGTGGATCTCTCAGCCTGATGATGGTGAGCAGGCTCTAGACATCGCGGAGCAGCTGATTCGCTCGTCGGCGGTGGATATTCTTGTTGTGGACTCGGTTGCTGCTTTGACGCCTAAGGCAGAGATAGAGGGTGAGATGGGAGATACGCAGGTGGGTCTGCATGCACGTCTCATGTCTCGTGCTATGCGCAAGATCACGGCTGCCGTGAGTCGCTCTAAGACTTGCTGTATCTTCATCAATCAGCTACGTATGAAGATCAGCAGTGGCTATAGTCCTACGGGTCCTAGCGAAGTGACGACAGGTGGTAATGCGCTCAAGTTTTACTCCTCTGTGCGTCTAGACATACGCGCCTATAAGCAGATCAAGAAGGGTGACGATGTGGTCGGTAAGGTGACGAATGTGCGCGTGGTCAAGAACAAGGTGGCTCCTCCCTTCCGTCGTGCTGAGTTTGACATACTCTTCGGTCAGGGCATCAACCGTGTAGGCGAGATTATTGATGCGGCTACTGATATGGGCATCCTCAAGAAGAGTGGCTCGTGGTTCTCCTATCAGGGCAATAACATAGGTCAGGGTCGTGATGCGGTCAAGGAGCTGCTCGATGACAATCCCGAGCTGGCAGACGAGGTGGCTCAGCAGGTGATGGATCAGCTAGCTCATGAAGGTAAGCTACACCTTTCTCCAGATGCCTCTGAGGGTGCGGAGGGCGAAGATCTAGACACGACAGATCAGCTGGTCGATGAGGACTTTGATATATAA
- the rbr gene encoding rubrerythrin gives MSTKSIKGTRTEQNLLKSFAGESQARNRYTYFAGVARKEGYRQIEAVFLETADQEKEHAKRFFKFLEGGELEITAAFPAGVIGTTAENLKAAAAGEHCEAEEMYPEFADIAEEEGFKTIAAVYRNVAKAEHEHEMRYLKLLERVEAGKYFERDEEIYWQCRNCGFVVKAKKAPAKCPACDHPQEFFEPMAENY, from the coding sequence ATGAGTACTAAGTCAATCAAAGGTACACGTACCGAACAGAATCTCCTGAAGTCATTCGCTGGAGAGTCACAAGCTAGAAATCGCTATACATACTTCGCCGGAGTAGCTCGCAAGGAGGGTTATCGTCAGATCGAGGCTGTCTTCCTAGAGACTGCTGATCAGGAGAAGGAGCACGCTAAGCGCTTCTTCAAGTTCCTCGAGGGTGGTGAGCTTGAGATCACCGCTGCTTTCCCCGCTGGAGTCATCGGCACCACCGCTGAGAACCTCAAGGCCGCCGCTGCTGGTGAGCACTGCGAGGCTGAGGAGATGTATCCTGAGTTCGCCGACATCGCTGAGGAGGAGGGCTTCAAGACCATTGCAGCCGTCTATCGCAACGTAGCTAAGGCTGAGCATGAGCATGAGATGCGCTACCTCAAGCTCCTAGAGCGTGTCGAGGCTGGCAAGTACTTCGAGCGTGACGAGGAGATCTACTGGCAGTGCCGCAACTGTGGCTTCGTCGTTAAGGCTAAGAAAGCTCCAGCTAAGTGCCCCGCCTGCGATCATCCACAGGAGTTCTTCGAGCCAATGGCTGAAAACTACTAA
- the rpmF gene encoding 50S ribosomal protein L32 has translation MAHPKRRQSKMRTAKRRTHDKAATPTLAKCSNCGAWHVYHTICPECGYYRGQLAIEQEEA, from the coding sequence ATGGCACATCCCAAAAGACGGCAGTCCAAAATGCGCACTGCCAAGCGTAGAACGCACGACAAAGCAGCAACTCCCACACTAGCTAAGTGCAGCAACTGTGGAGCATGGCACGTATATCACACCATCTGTCCTGAGTGTGGTTATTACCGTGGACAACTAGCTATCGAGCAGGAAGAGGCATAA
- a CDS encoding polysaccharide deacetylase family protein gives MRHYEATEYILSFLLGDATPLDISGKIRIARHAQMQHSPDYVAYCRPEEAEPYHRVVIVPSGFFDYEQYGRAESMPELPLAEWHGMPLLFGEPREEYIDTPYGRRLVIYADLVASSFFLLSRYEEMYYRQRRDEHGRFPGRESLPYRAGFLERPLVDEYAAELRRLMSEIGLAVQPMVQGFSSVSLTHDLDQPYYSSGVRGFLRLLLKERLPLRAAYRNTFSRASEDLFFSYGRFLDWNVETQRKCAAPVRTIFFIKTPSPHPLDKPNYTLRNRKIAAIMRLARRRKVEFGLHLNLYCSEHPEAVEAAKIELETELGESVIYSRHHYLAVREPEDYNALLGAGLYHDYSMAYADVAGFRLGTSRPVRFINPQSLEVTDLILHPLTVMDYTLHDEKYMHLDYAEAERVAVAMVDQTYKYHGEVTLLFHNENLLLDDPHIYHTRLYRTLLRQIIKLSPASDIVGL, from the coding sequence ATGCGACACTACGAGGCGACAGAATATATCTTATCGTTTCTACTTGGAGATGCGACTCCGCTCGACATCTCGGGCAAGATCCGCATCGCGCGTCATGCGCAGATGCAGCACTCACCAGACTATGTCGCTTACTGCCGTCCGGAGGAGGCGGAGCCGTATCATCGTGTGGTGATTGTGCCGTCGGGCTTTTTTGACTACGAGCAGTATGGCCGTGCAGAGTCGATGCCTGAGCTGCCTCTGGCGGAGTGGCACGGCATGCCTCTGCTCTTTGGAGAGCCTCGTGAGGAGTATATCGACACCCCGTATGGTAGGCGTCTGGTGATCTATGCTGACTTGGTGGCTAGTAGCTTCTTCTTGCTATCACGCTACGAGGAGATGTACTATCGTCAGCGGCGGGATGAGCATGGACGCTTCCCTGGGCGTGAGTCGCTGCCATACCGTGCGGGCTTCTTGGAGCGTCCGCTGGTAGATGAGTATGCTGCGGAGCTACGACGCCTGATGAGCGAGATAGGCCTGGCGGTGCAGCCGATGGTACAGGGCTTTAGCTCGGTCTCTCTGACACATGACCTTGATCAGCCCTACTATAGCTCGGGTGTGCGGGGCTTCCTGCGCTTGCTACTCAAGGAGCGCCTCCCCCTGCGGGCTGCTTATCGCAATACTTTCTCACGAGCTAGCGAGGATCTCTTCTTTAGCTATGGACGCTTCCTCGATTGGAATGTGGAGACCCAGCGTAAGTGCGCAGCTCCTGTGCGAACGATCTTCTTTATCAAGACTCCCAGCCCGCATCCACTGGACAAGCCTAACTATACGCTGCGCAATCGCAAGATAGCAGCGATCATGCGGTTGGCTCGAAGGCGCAAGGTGGAGTTTGGACTGCACCTAAACCTCTACTGCTCTGAGCATCCTGAGGCGGTGGAGGCTGCTAAGATAGAGCTAGAGACGGAGCTAGGTGAGTCGGTCATCTACTCGCGCCATCACTACCTAGCGGTGCGTGAGCCAGAGGATTACAATGCACTCCTTGGTGCGGGTCTCTACCACGACTACTCGATGGCTTATGCCGATGTGGCGGGCTTTAGGCTAGGTACCTCACGGCCTGTGCGCTTTATCAATCCGCAAAGTCTAGAGGTCACAGACCTGATCCTGCATCCGCTCACGGTGATGGACTACACGCTGCACGATGAGAAGTATATGCACCTAGACTACGCAGAGGCTGAGCGTGTGGCTGTGGCCATGGTCGATCAGACGTACAAGTATCATGGAGAGGTGACGCTACTCTTTCACAATGAGAACTTGCTGCTAGACGATCCGCACATTTACCACACACGTCTGTACCGCACCCTACTGCGACAGATTATCAAGCTCTCGCCAGCGTCTGATATCGTTGGGTTATAG
- a CDS encoding ISAs1 family transposase, which yields MSIFNQLLMVEDPRINRCKKFPLGYILTTVFTATLSGCSSWYEIEDYAEEYKVDLEALYERISGESSSWGVPSHDTLNRAISLLDPNQIELVYKAFLEESFEITTGKHICLDGKTMRGVKKLDFDADSHCVTAFDPQQQASLAQVYISTKSNEINAIKEILKALDLRDTVITIDAIGTQTDIATAVVGKGGDYLLQVKDNQKLTKEEMQSFFCPLYDAHIVHQEQKDFGHGRIETRTMSSIVNPLSLDPDSTLDKWKGLKSGSSEILCDDLIVESKKS from the coding sequence ATGAGCATATTCAATCAGCTTCTAATGGTCGAAGATCCACGCATAAATCGATGCAAAAAGTTCCCCCTAGGATACATCCTTACGACGGTATTCACAGCTACTCTCTCTGGCTGCTCCTCTTGGTACGAAATAGAAGACTATGCAGAGGAGTACAAGGTTGATCTGGAGGCTCTATATGAGCGTATATCAGGAGAGTCGAGCTCTTGGGGAGTCCCCTCTCACGACACGCTCAATCGGGCTATCAGTCTTCTTGATCCCAATCAGATAGAGCTAGTCTACAAAGCCTTCCTGGAGGAAAGCTTTGAGATAACAACGGGCAAGCACATCTGTCTAGATGGTAAGACGATGCGAGGCGTTAAGAAGCTAGACTTCGATGCCGACAGCCATTGCGTTACAGCCTTTGACCCTCAGCAGCAAGCTTCATTGGCTCAGGTATATATCTCCACTAAGTCTAATGAAATCAATGCCATCAAAGAAATTCTCAAGGCTCTAGATCTGCGAGACACCGTCATCACTATTGACGCTATCGGCACTCAAACCGATATAGCAACCGCAGTGGTCGGGAAGGGTGGTGACTACCTACTCCAAGTTAAAGATAATCAGAAACTAACGAAGGAAGAGATGCAAAGTTTCTTTTGTCCCCTCTACGATGCTCATATCGTGCATCAAGAGCAGAAAGACTTTGGTCACGGGCGAATAGAAACACGCACGATGAGTAGCATCGTAAACCCTTTATCTCTAGATCCAGACTCGACTTTAGACAAATGGAAAGGGCTGAAAAGTGGTTCATCCGAGATTCTGTGTGATGACCTGATCGTGGAGAGCAAAAAGTCTTAG
- a CDS encoding ISL3 family transposase, with product MIETSFLYHSFGVRDVVNTRCEYKGNKTIIHVRSTRPLCYCPHCHSYTLLKNGTRMRQIQTLPIGSRRCYLKLTNQRYKCTSCHWDGWQKIPGVLKGKSYTYRFAQHVIDLLRMGTIKAVANHLGVGWDLIKSIHKDYLNKRYKSPKLKGLKRIGIDEFAVRKGHIYETIVVDHDTGRIVYSHPGKDKEALTPFWEMLKRRKITLEAVSCDLSPAYISAVMAYQPKAQIVLDHFHIMKLMNQKIDALRKDLYREETDLNKRKVIKGVRYLLLANGADVMDALHRTRLENVLAMNKPLAIAYYLKEDLRLFWQQTSKEKAESFLKKWLEQADDSGVRHVKQIAKTIRLYQWGILNWYDHPISNGVVEGINNKIKVLKRIAYGYRDMDYFQLRLFALHDQVITQNLG from the coding sequence ATGATAGAAACCAGCTTCCTATATCACAGCTTTGGAGTACGAGACGTTGTCAATACTCGTTGCGAGTACAAAGGTAACAAAACAATCATACACGTACGCTCCACACGTCCGCTTTGTTATTGCCCCCATTGCCACTCCTACACCTTGCTCAAAAATGGAACAAGAATGCGACAGATACAAACCTTACCTATTGGCTCCCGCCGTTGCTATCTCAAGCTGACGAACCAACGCTATAAATGCACCTCTTGCCATTGGGATGGCTGGCAAAAGATTCCTGGAGTATTGAAAGGCAAGTCCTATACTTATAGATTTGCGCAGCATGTCATTGACTTACTTAGAATGGGAACGATTAAGGCTGTTGCGAACCATCTAGGTGTCGGCTGGGATCTAATCAAAAGCATCCATAAAGACTACCTAAACAAGCGATACAAAAGCCCCAAATTAAAAGGACTCAAACGCATCGGCATAGATGAATTTGCTGTTAGAAAAGGACACATTTACGAAACCATTGTCGTAGACCACGACACGGGACGGATTGTTTATAGTCATCCAGGTAAAGACAAAGAAGCCCTAACCCCTTTTTGGGAAATGCTCAAACGTAGAAAGATAACGCTTGAAGCAGTCAGCTGCGATCTTTCCCCAGCCTATATAAGCGCAGTGATGGCGTATCAACCGAAAGCTCAGATAGTCTTAGACCACTTTCATATTATGAAGTTGATGAATCAGAAGATCGATGCTCTTCGCAAAGACCTATATAGAGAGGAGACAGATCTCAATAAGCGTAAGGTTATCAAAGGAGTTAGGTATTTACTTCTAGCAAATGGAGCAGACGTAATGGATGCGCTTCATCGCACAAGGTTAGAGAATGTGCTGGCTATGAACAAGCCTCTAGCTATAGCATACTACCTCAAAGAAGATCTTAGACTATTCTGGCAGCAGACCTCAAAAGAAAAGGCTGAGTCGTTTTTGAAGAAGTGGCTCGAACAAGCAGACGATTCGGGTGTTAGGCATGTCAAACAAATAGCTAAAACTATCCGGCTCTATCAATGGGGCATTCTAAATTGGTATGATCACCCCATTTCCAATGGGGTGGTCGAAGGAATCAATAACAAGATCAAAGTCCTCAAAAGGATTGCCTACGGATACAGAGATATGGACTACTTTCAACTAAGACTTTTTGCTCTCCACGATCAGGTCATCACACAGAATCTCGGATGA